In Marinobacter sp. M3C, the genomic stretch AAACGAGTTGATCTGCATGAAGTGAAGATTTGAATGTTTTTTCAATTCGATCTATTCTCACTGTGAAACGTATAAAACATCGTGAAGATTAATAACTGGTTAATATTCCTAATTTAAACACATATAAGGAACTATCATGGCTGATCAGAGTCGTCGCAAGTTTATGCGCCACAGTTTGCTCGGTATGGCTGCTCTACCTCTTGGTATGGGCATATTATCACAGCGCGCTTTCGCCCAGAGCCTTCCACCGCTCGACCCAACAACCCCCCAAGCCAAAGGGTTGAATTACGTTAAAGTGGCCGAAGAAGCCGCCGGCCACCCGGCTTATGCGGCGGGTGAACACTGCGCAAATTGCAATTTCTTCCAAGAAGCCAACAACGGCTGTACATTGTTCCCGCAAAATAGCGTAGAGACCAACGGCTGGTGTCAGACTTGGGTCGCGAAGGCCTAATTGCCAACGTTTGAATGATGAAGTTTTAAAAAAACCGGTGACTGATTGTTTTCCCAAGAAAATAAATCGGCACCGGTTTTCTTTTAAAAAGCGTGAACGTGAAGTAAGTTACTTGAGCATTTCTCAGGATGACAAGCAATGATCGCTTCTTCATTTTCCCCGATTTTCTGGCGCGACGAACGCATGCCTCACGTAGAACTTCGTAAGGTCGCGGACGGGCGCCAGGCCTGCTATGCCCTCCACAGCC encodes the following:
- a CDS encoding high-potential iron-sulfur protein codes for the protein MADQSRRKFMRHSLLGMAALPLGMGILSQRAFAQSLPPLDPTTPQAKGLNYVKVAEEAAGHPAYAAGEHCANCNFFQEANNGCTLFPQNSVETNGWCQTWVAKA